The nucleotide sequence CCCTTAAAGCAGAGTCGCCTGAGGAGAAGTACAGCTGAGTGAGCAGGAAAAAACCTTAGAGTGAACTTGGCATTCAGGAACTGGACACCCAGCAGTACAAGAAAGAAGATCTTTGTCCCCTTCTTGTTGTTCTGAAAGCCTGAGACCTGGAGTTCTATCTCCATCATCACACAGGAAACTGACAGCTTCCGACTCACTCAGGACCTTGACCTTGAATTCTTAAAGCATCTaaaagcttcagaaacaaacacTTCGTGGACACAGTCCCCTGAAGCCAGAGTAAGTAGAACTTGTCTCTTCGGTCTTGTCAGTTATTTTTGAAGGCACCGTTGTTTGCATGTGGCCAGATTGGACTGTAGTTCTCCTGTTGCAGGACATGACTTGTTTATCAGTCCGTCTCCACAGAGATGGGGAGTTCTTTGAGAGCCAGTCAAATGCCTAAGTAAcccaccaatgcatgaaaggcaGTGCTTTGTATAGCAATACTGAGGGTGGATGGATTTATATGAGTGCTCAGATGTAAAAtagggtgttgtttttgttttgagctGATTCTTGTTCTTTCTAAAAACAGTATACTTTCTTGTATGATTGCTTGTTGATGACTGATTAAAAAGTCAGCCCACTATTAACATACTTTCTGGCGAAAGCTATTCAAGACACTGACAATTGCCAAATTTCCCCATGTACTCAAAGACCAAACACGGTATAAGAGGAAATTGCAGCAAAAGGATAATACTAATTAGTAAAAGCTTTGCAGATGCAAAGATGATCTGATACTGAGACAATTTCTTAAGAGGCTAGACTCAAGGAGCCCCAGAATCAGCACTGTAGACTGTCTTTGAAGAAAGTAAGATCTCACCCACCAGAAGGTAGGCAGCTGGCCAGGTGACCtccttgtgggggtgggggggcgcagGGGAGGGCAAGGGGCATCCATTCTGTTCTAAAGAAGAGGAAGGTCAGAATTTTGTTCTGAAGAGAAGCGACACGGGGGCTACTTGGAGGCATCTACTTCAGCCTTTCCTCCAGTAGGTCTGGAGGGTCCCAGACTTTCAGGATTAGAAATCCCCAGAAGTTTGCACAGCCGACCACCAGGCTCTGTGCCCCTCACTGACCCTTAAGTCCCCACTCTGGCTCCAGGACAACTCTAGGCTATTCAGACTGAAGGGCATGGATGCACTGGTAAGTGTTTATCAGCTAATTCTCCTGAGAAACGTGCCCTGATTTCTAGTGATGGCCGATTCCCATATGTAAATATTCCCATTCTGGTTGACTTTGAGTCACCAGCATGCTGGATGCAGAACAGCTGCTCACGGCTGGCTCTTATGAACCAGTAGAAGCCAGCTCCTGCACCCCACCAGGCCTGGGCATCTTCCACCACCACAGACGGCCCTTTGTCTGTCCAGAggcttcaccaactcccaggatAAAGGGTGCTGGCGCTGGACCACTGGGGCAACGGCCTGGGGCAGACGTTAGTAGCAGACTGCAGACGGACTGGCACGTGACATGGCAACATGCTCCTTGGGTCTCGCCTCCAGGGCCTCACCCCAGGCCATCTCCCTTTAGGGACAACATGCCCAGGAGCTGTTTTTGGTGCCCAGCAAGTGGGGAATAGTGAACTGGCTTGAAGGTGGGAGTGGGTGTGAAGTGACTCTGTTCAGATGGCCCCTGACAGTGCTGACGCAGTTTGCCTCCACCTTTGCCAACATTCCCCAGAAACTGGGCTCACGGGCTCAGCCTCGCACCCCTTGCTGTCTGTGCTGCCCCTGCTAACACAGTAAGCCTGAGAGCCCACCCAGAAGTGCTGACTGCCACGTGAAGTTGTCGGCACTGGCAGGGGCAGCAGAAATCAGAAATTGCCAGCACAGCTTGTTTAGTGAGTGGCAGCCTGGGTTTCTCCAGAAAGAGGCTTGACTGGCTGTATGCAAGTTCAGAGATGGAGGAGAGAGCCCTAAGGATGGATTGGATGGGAAATGACCACCCCCCAGCCTGGGGGCCCAGCAGCACCTCACCCCCCTGTGCCTTAATCCCCGAATGCCACTGCAGAAATGTGAATTTTGTGAGCAGGAAGCATTCATTAAGGTCTGTGGAAAGAGGAGCAATGGAGTCTGAAGATTTTAGATGGAAATTATGCTACAGGTACCACTCACTTTACTGATCGATGTTTAGGTCAAATCAGTTAGATTGATGGCAGCATTTTGGAAAGTTCACAGTGCAGTGCAGACGGAAAGGACTGTCAATGTCCATCACTCTCAAGCAGAATTCATTTTCCAGATTAACTACAGGGAGACTTATAGGGAGTGGGGTGCATCCTGGTGGCACCAGGCCTCAGAGCAGGGCATCTGCAGGGAAGGAGGTCCCCTCGTATTTACTGAGAACCTGATAATTTCCAGGGCAAGGCTCAGACGTTGCCTTACATTAGCCCTGCAAGGTAAGGGTACTTTCCcacattacagatgaggaaccgaGGCTCAGGGAGGTAGGTTAACTTACATGAAGTCATAGAGATGGTAGGTTACACAAAAACCTGTGCTCCCTTCGGGGAGGAGTCTTCAATAAGTGATTGGAAAGGATGGAAGGGAGTGCTGAAAAGCAGGGGCTGGAGATGTTCTACAAAGGCAGGCTACCTAgtagttttagttttgttttgaggCAACCCTGGTTAGAAAAtatctaaagattttttttttaggagaattCCGCCCTGTGTCTGGTCACTGTGTGCCACTTCCTGCCTTGAGGCTGTTCTGagcctttctttccccagggccCCCTCTCCTTACCACATCACCCCACTCCTCCCAGACTGTTACTGACTCCCCCTCACGGCTCTCTCAGGGGGTCTTCAGAGAACCTGGGTGACCACAGAGGACCGTGTGGCGTAAGTCAGGCCGGCGGATGGGTTGGCCTCCTAGGATCTCACTATGGCGGCACTGTTTGTGTTTGCTGTAGGGTAATTTTTGCATCGCGATACATCCTCGGCCTGGCTACCTAATGGCAGTAGTGACCCCCGGTTTTTGTGACAACCGAAAAAACATTCACATTTACCTGTGCCCCCACGGCACTGTATCACCCCTGGCTGAGAATCTTTTTAGCCCCCAGAGCCAGAAAGATCTGTTAGTAAGTTTTGGACTTTCGTCCAGAACCGTTTTCCTTCCCAGCCTCCTCTGGGGATGCCACAGTGCAGTCACTGCCCTGTGATTGGGGAGGAGAGCAGGGGGTTTCAGGAATGGGCCTGAGAGTGGCACGCACCAGGGTTTGAGCTCCAGCTCTTGTTCTCAGCAGCTTTGCTCCCATCTTGTGTGCCTTCACCTCTAAAATGGGGAATGACCATGGTGCCCCCTCAAGGGCTGTTTATCACTGAGCCCAACGCCGAGTCCGTGGGAAGCCCTCGGGAAGCCTTGGTCGTGAACACGCGTGAGGCCTCCCTTGTCCTCCCCTGTCTGCGCTCTCCGTCCTCTGGACGTCTCCTTCAGGGCACTCCCTGCCAGAGCACTTGGGTTAGCGATGTGTGCACGCCCTGTTTGTTAGTGTGGTAGACTACAGGCTGCATGAGGGCAGAGGACCTGGGTCTCCCTGGCTCCACAGGGCGTGGTACACAGTACGCACTAGTAAGCAGCTGTCCAGGGGTTAAGGATGTGTACTCACTGCCTTGTTTTTGTTGTCCAGGGCCCACTGCCTCTAACAGCAAATACATACGGAAACATTTCCCTTGACCCGTGGGAGAAGCCAGGATGGAAACTTCAACCACCGCAAAGGACTATGACATGACCACAGAATACGACTATGGGGACACGACCCCATGCCAGAAGGCACAGGAGAGGGCTTTTGGGGCCCAGCTGCTGCCCCCCTTGTACTCGGTGGTGTTTGTCATTGGCCTGGTCGGCAACATCCTGGTGGTCCTGGTCCTCATGCAATACAAGAGGCTCAAAAGCATGACCAGCATCTACCTCCTCAACCTGGCCATTTCTGACCTTATCTTCCTCTTCACGCTGCCCTTCTGGATCGACTACAAGGTGAAGGATGACTGGATTTTCGGAGATGCCATGTGTAAGTTGCTCTCTGGGTTCTATTTCATGGGCTTGTACAGCGAGATCTTCTTCATCATCCTGCTGACCATCGACAGGTACCTGGCCATCGTCCATGCTGTGTTTGCTCTGCGGGCTCGGACTATCACGTTTGGTATCATCACCAGCATTGTCGTCTGGGTCCTGGCCGTCTTGGCTTCTGTCCCCGGCTTGTACTTTTCCAAGACCCAGTGGGAGTTCACCCACCACACCTGCAGTATTCATTTTCCTCCTGAAAGCTTCACAAAGTGGAAGCAGTTCCAGGCTCTGAAACTGAACATCATGGGCCTGGTTTTGCCTCTGCTGGTGATGATTGTCTGCTACACAGGGATTATAAAGATTCTGCTCAGAAGACCAAATGAGAAGAAGGCCAAAGCCGTGCGTCTGATTTTTGTCATCATGatcatcttctttctcttttggacGCCCTATAATCTGAGTGTGTTCGTTGCCGCTTTCCAGGATTCCCTGTTCACCCGTAAGTGTGAGCAGAGCAGACAGCTGGACCTGGCCATTCAAGTGACGGAAGTGATCGCCTACACTCACTGCTGCATCAACCCTGTGATCTATGTCTTTGTCGGCGAGAGGTTCCGCAAGTACCTGCGGCAGTTGTTCTACCGGCTGGTGGCTGTGCACCTGGCTAAGTGGTTCCCCTTCCTGTCCACAGAGAGGCTGGAGAGGGTCAGCTCCATGTCTCCCTCCACAGGCGAGCATGAACTCTCTGCTGGGTTCTGACTCAGGCCCCTGGAGGCGGATGCAGGACCCAGCAAGAGCGACCTGCCAGGCACGCTGGCTGGGGAGGAGGCAGCTTGGTCTCCCAGCAACTCTGTCACCTGATGTGGGATTCTAACCACATGGGGTTGAGGGGATTCCAAGCTGCTCAGGACAAAATCACTTCTGGCATTTGAATTTTCTCCATGAACTTCTCTTTGTAGAAAGGAGATGAATACATGAAATGGGACATCACAGAAGACTGGGACAAAGGATGATAGAGAAGGGCTTAGTCCCAAACAGGAGTTCAGATTTGTGAACATTAACATTAATTAGTGAACCAGCCACTGAGCATCCACCGCCTTCAACACCGGTAACCTTGGAAACTGATTTCCATAGCTGCCTCTGCTCTGAGCTGAGAGCCAAGCAGGAGTCTGCGGCCTCCTCCGTCCACTCCACCCAACCCCCATGGCGCTTGGAAACCATGAGGAACCTCGAGCTCCTGATGGAAGAACTTGATACCTAGCATTAAATAGGATTGGGGAACTGCTGTTGGCAGTGGAGCTAAGAAAGCCCTTGGGTAGAATTTTTATAGCTACTGAACTGGAAGAATTCAGGCAGTGGGCTAGACACAGACCAAATGTATAAGATGCTGTACTTCTGtctttgtgaatatttttcaGAATCTCTCTTCCCTATCACTTGAGGGATGCAGCAGTAATTTCTGAGAGCTTTATTGCGGGAATTCTTATGAGGCGACAGGAGACAGGGTCGCTTTTCGTCCTCTGGACCTCCATGCAGGCCTTGTAGCTTATGGGTCAGAGTTCTGGCTGCCACCTTAGACCCAGCACCAGGACAGTGACCTCGTGTGCAAGTGGACAGGGTTTGAGGCTGGCAGGGAGGGCAACGTCTACCAGGAGGGGTGGCGACTCTGTCAGTGTAGGAAGTCAAGGAGCCCTTAACTCAAAGAAATTCATTTACCCTAAAGGTCCTTAACGCCTCAGCTCTCACCTGAAGTGAGACATGTCTTTATTCCCTTTTCCCTCAGTTGTacatttctctaaaaaataatttttccaataaCATAAATCGTTGACTGGAAAAGcttaaaaatacaaacagaaaaaagacaaacaaatgtCAAAATCATTCATAATCCCCTAGGCAGAAACAGCACTGTACATTCTTTGAtatctcttttacttttatcttccCTGTGCCTATTTATGTTTATAAGCAAGATGACCTTTGACTGTGGTTACTCTTCTAC is from Bos taurus isolate L1 Dominette 01449 registration number 42190680 breed Hereford chromosome 22, ARS-UCD2.0, whole genome shotgun sequence and encodes:
- the CCR1 gene encoding C-C chemokine receptor type 1, yielding METSTTAKDYDMTTEYDYGDTTPCQKAQERAFGAQLLPPLYSVVFVIGLVGNILVVLVLMQYKRLKSMTSIYLLNLAISDLIFLFTLPFWIDYKVKDDWIFGDAMCKLLSGFYFMGLYSEIFFIILLTIDRYLAIVHAVFALRARTITFGIITSIVVWVLAVLASVPGLYFSKTQWEFTHHTCSIHFPPESFTKWKQFQALKLNIMGLVLPLLVMIVCYTGIIKILLRRPNEKKAKAVRLIFVIMIIFFLFWTPYNLSVFVAAFQDSLFTRKCEQSRQLDLAIQVTEVIAYTHCCINPVIYVFVGERFRKYLRQLFYRLVAVHLAKWFPFLSTERLERVSSMSPSTGEHELSAGF